AGTAATATTTATGAACCGGATTATGTAGTTGTTGTAGATGATAGCTTATTAAACAGTGTAGATGTTACGGCAGGATTGAAAGAAGATGGGGCGATAATAGTCAATTCATCCAAAGAACCAGAGGAGATAAGACATCTACTCAAAGGGTATAAAGGTAAGGTGTGCACAGTTGATGCAAGAAAAATTTCAATTGATACACTAGGTAAATATTTCCCTAACACGCCTATGATGGGCGCAGTTGTAAAGGTAAGTAAAGTTATGGAAGAAGAAGTTTTCTTAAAAGACATGGTGGATTCTTTCAAACATAAATTTGCCAAGAAACCTGAAGTTATAGAAGGTAATATAAAGGCATTGGAGAGGTCTATGCAGGAGGTGAAGGAATCGTGAAAGAGAAAGAATTAAAAGCAGTTCCAGATAATGTTAAGTGGCAAGATATTACAAAGGGTGGTACAATCGCTTGTGCTGGCAATGCAAGCTTAGTTAGAACTGGGGATTGGCGTTCAATGAAGCCAGTGTTTATAGAAGAAAAATGTAAGCAGTGTCTGTTGTGTTATCCAGTATGTCCTGATGCAGCGATACCAGTAGATGAAGATGGCAAGAGAAAAGATTTTGATTTTGATCATTGCAAAGGTTGTGGCATATGTGTTAAAGTGTGTCCTTTTGATGCGATAGATTTTGTAGAAGAAAGTAAGTAGGAGGGATAAAAAAATGTCGATTAGAGAAAGAATGAGCGGTAATGAAGCAATGGCGCTTGCCATGAAACAAATAAACCCAGATGTTGTTGCAGCATTTCCAATAACGCCTTCTACCGAGGTACCACAATATTTTTCAACATATGTGGCAGATGGTGTTGTAGATACAGAATTTGTTGCAGTTGAATCAGAACACAGTGCTATGTCTGCGTGCGTTGGTGCAGAAGCAGCTG
The sequence above is drawn from the Clostridiales bacterium genome and encodes:
- a CDS encoding 2-oxoacid:acceptor oxidoreductase family protein; protein product: MGKVVEIRWHGRGGQGAKTASLLLADAAFNTGKYIQGFPEYGPERMGAPITAYNRISDERLTIHSNIYEPDYVVVVDDSLLNSVDVTAGLKEDGAIIVNSSKEPEEIRHLLKGYKGKVCTVDARKISIDTLGKYFPNTPMMGAVVKVSKVMEEEVFLKDMVDSFKHKFAKKPEVIEGNIKALERSMQEVKES
- a CDS encoding 4Fe-4S binding protein; the protein is MKEKELKAVPDNVKWQDITKGGTIACAGNASLVRTGDWRSMKPVFIEEKCKQCLLCYPVCPDAAIPVDEDGKRKDFDFDHCKGCGICVKVCPFDAIDFVEESK